Part of the Erythrobacter sp. YJ-T3-07 genome, TGCCATTCTGCGCCTCGGCGCGTGCCTGGGAACCCCGGTGGATGTCATCGAACCGACCGGCTTCACCTGGAGCGAGAAGGCGCTCGCCCGGTCCGGTATGGATTATGCCGGGGTCGTGGATGTCCGTCGCCACCTCGACTGGGCGGCGTTCGAG contains:
- a CDS encoding tRNA (cytidine(34)-2'-O)-methyltransferase; translation: MRIALYQPEIAGNVGAILRLGACLGTPVDVIEPTGFTWSEKALARSGMDYAGVVDVRRHLDWAAFE